The nucleotide sequence TCTTCGAGAAATACGGGATCACGAACGTCTCTGACAGCGGCGTGCTGATCATCGGTGAGAAGGGTGTCTTCTACAGTTCTGACGACTACTGTGCTGTCTACGAACTCAAGGGCGTCGACAAAGTCAAAGTCGACTACGAGAAGGCAGAAGACAAGGGTAACAACGACCTGAACAACATGTACGAATTGTTCAAGGCCAAACGACTCGGCGATCCCAAGATCTGTAAGTCGAACTTCATCGACCGAGCCGGTCCTCTGACCGAAACCATCCTGCTGGGCAACCTCGCTGTCTGGGCTGCCGCCAAGGGTGGAGCTGACGGTGAAATGGGTGACTGGGGTGAAAAGGTGGAATGGGATGCCAAGAATCTCAAGGTCACCAACCTTGCCAGCCTCAAGACCCCCGGTGTTGCCGATTTGATCAAGCCGGTTTACGCCGAAGGGCACCGACTCGACTAGTCGCAGTCCGAATTCCGTAGGGGCGCATGTCGCAAGGCATGCGCCCTTTTCGTTTACGGACTTCATGTTGTCACACTCCACGGAACCTTTGCTGAAACGCGTCGCCCGCTGCCACCAGAATCGGTCCTTCATGCACCATGATCATGGGGTCCGGCGGCCTCGGTCGTTGCCCGAGCGAGGAAATGTGGAACCTGTTTCCATCGTCGCTTTAATCCCTCTCTGTCAATCATCCCCGGTCCTCACTGCTTCAGAATTTGTATCCGGCTCGATACAGTAGGAAATCCGCTACTGACGATGCCGTTTGGAAATAAGACGAGAAGAATCATGAACGTTAGTTTTTCACAGTTGACGAAAACCGGAATCACCATCGGACTGTTAGTGGTGTCAGGCTGCACCAAGCCCCAAGATTCCAGCACGCAGACCGGCACACCTCCAACCGGAGCCGATCCGAAAGTAACGACTCCCGCCACGCCGTCGACGCCGGCCGCCAAGCCATCCAAACCGGCCACCGCCACGGCTGATGACGTCAATGCAGCCCGCAAGCGGATCGACGAACTGGGTGCTCGTGCAAAGTATTCGCCGAAAACGGGCGACCTGTTGACGGAAATTATCATTCAGGACGGATCGAACCTGACGGCTGCTGACGTCGCACTGTTTGGGAAGCTGAGCGATCTCGAAAAGCTGCAGATCTTCAATTGCCGGGCACTCAACGAAGAAATGGCCTCGACGCTCGGTTCCTTGAAGGGCCTCAAGAGTCTCGCGCTGACGAACTCGGCCATCAATGATTCGGCGGTCGAGATGATTGTGAAATCGTTCCCAGAATTGACCGAACTGGATCTCTCGTCCAATACCAACATGTCCAACGGGGTTGTCAAAATCCTCAGCACTTTGGACAAACTGCAGCGATTGACGCTGGTCCAGAACAAAGTCAACGATATTGGTGCTCAGCGGCTGGCGAAGCTTCAGGAGCTTCGGTCGCTGGACCTGCGCGGCAATATGGAAGCGGGGAACATGGCTCTGGACGTGGTCGGGGATCTCCCCAAACTGACGTCCTTCAAGCACCGGAGTACTGCCGTCGACGATACGGGACTGGAAGCGCTCAGCCGTAATCAGTCGATCGAATCGCTGCTCTTGCAGGACTTCGTCATTACGGACCAGTCTGGACCGCATCTGGCCAAGCTGAGCAAGTTGTCGCAACTCGAAATCTTCCGCTGTCAGGGATTCGGCACCGAAGGGGTCCTGGCGCTCAAAGGAATGGGACTAACCCGCTTCACGCTTCGCGACCTGCCCAACGTCGATAATCGTGCGATGGAAGTTTTCGACGATCTTCCGAAGCTCAAGCGACTCTATCTGCATGAACTTCCCTCTGTCGGTGATGAGGGGCTCAAACACCTGGCGGCACTCTCCTCGCTGGAACTGCTTGATATCTGGACCGTACCACAGATGACCGATGCCACAGTCGAGGTGATCGCGTCGCTGCCGAACCTCAAGGAACTGTCCATCCGAGCAACGGGAGTCACCGATAAAGCCATCGACAGCCTGCTGAAGATCGCCAGCCTGCAATCCTTGACGTTCAAAGAGAACGGAAGCGTCACCGCGGAAGGCCTCAAGCAGCTCAGTTCGCGAAAGTGGCAGAAGCTCGACATCGGCTCGTCGGACGCAGCGGAAGGGAGTGACGGTGCAGGGCAGTAATCCCGGCCAAAGGGTCACCCTCGCTCACGAGAACTGAAAGAGAAAGAAAGCCGCTGCCAGCCCCGGCAATGTTGCAATTTTGTCCCCTGATCCTGATTCGAACAGTCGAACCAGGATCAGGGGATTTTCTTTTGATGACTCACCGATGGCAATCGAGAGGTGAGCTGCAAGAGCCGTCCAAAGGTCCATACATGCAGATTCGTTGAAACATTCTCGTCTGCATCGGTAGAATTTCGGTACTCCGAAACTCCATTCCTCTGTGATTTCCACGTCCCCTGTTTGGGCGTTCGTATCGATTCGACGTATTGTCCCTCAATCCAATCGGAAGGCAGACATGCGAACTTGCTCAGTCCGAAACGCTTGCCTCGCTTCGTTTGTTTGGCTGTTCGTTCTTTTGTCCCTCTCGCCCACGCCAGTGATGTCACAGGACGACTACCGCACCTGGTCAGACTCGACCGGAAAGAACAAGATCAAGGCCAGGTTTATCAAGGTAGAGGACGACGTCGTCACCCTGGAAAAACAGGATGGAGACGAAGTTGAAATCGAGTTGAAGAAACTGAGCAGTGCGGATCAAAAGTTCGTATCCAACCTGCAGAAAGAAGAGGAAGACAGCCCCTTCAAGACCAAGCGCGACGACCCCTTCAAAAGCAAATCATCGGGAAAGAAACCGGCTTCCGGTAAAGCGAGCGCCGATGATTCAGGGGGCCCCCGGACGGTGACTGTTGACCTCTCGGGTGTCGAACAGATCAGTCTGGCCGCGACGGGTGAGCCGTGGAAGCTGGATATCGTCGCCCCCGAGTCATCTCCTGCAGCGACCCGCTTGAAGTCGATTCCGCTTCCCTCGAAGACCAACTTTTTTGAGGGCTTAAAGGGGATGGCGATCAGTCGTGGAACGACATCAAAGTTTGCCGTAGTGGGGTATCTCCTGGATAAGCACGGGGAAGGGGGGACGATTCGAGTCGCGATTTGCGACCTGAAAACGGGCAAATGCGGTACCCCCGCAGTCGGCGTCGGCAAAATGGTTCCCATTGCCCTGCATGATGATGGGCAGCAAATCATCATGCGCCGCGAAGAATTTGGATTCGGTAATCAGGACCGTCTTGAGGTCTGGATCCCCAAAGGAAACAAGGTCACTAAAAAGGTTTCATGGACTCCCTACGAGGCGGATCAGGGTGCTGCCCGTGATGTCCTCTGGGCTGAGTTCGTGAACGCGGAAACGCTGGCCACGTCGAGTCGCGACGGGAAAGTCGTGCTCTGGAAGTTCCCCGAAATTGAACCGGTCTGCCAGTTCGACACTGCCAACGGTGCGGTTCCCGCCCTGAGTCCAGATCGGAAATGGATCGCCTTCTCTAACGGTTCCGACGTTGGTGTATTTGACATTGAAAAACAGGAAGTGGTCGCGATTCAACAAACGCCGACCAAGCTCCAATGGCCTTACATGGCTTTCAGTCCCACGTGTCAAAAGCTGGCCTGTCTTGCCTTCGACAAAGTCCTGGTCTGGAACCTCGCGACGGGCGAACTCGAGCGGACTATTCCCTGTACGGGACTTAACGTGCATGGAAGTATTGAGTTCCCCGATGATGCCTTTGTCCTGGTAGGCAATCACTACCTGCTCGATCTGCAGAATCAACTGAAACTCTGGACTTACGAGGGAGCCGAGCAGGTTCGCTCGGCGGATGGAATCACCTATTTCGCGGTGACCGAAGGCGAAAAGAAAGCCGGTGCACTCGTCCCGCTGCAGATTCCTCATCCCGCCGCCAAAACACTCCTGAAGAAGGCATTGACCGATCCTGACCTGTTTGTTTTACGAGAGGGGACGACAGTCAAAATTGATGTCAGTGGGATCCCCGATGCCACACAACGGGACCGCGTGGTCAAAGGCCTGACCAGGCAACTCGAAGCCATCGGCTGCAAGGCGGGGGCCAACGGTTCCATCAATCTGCTGGCCAGTGTTGAAGGACCCAAAGACACCGAAATCAATTTCATTGCCGTCGGGACTTATAAGTTCAAAGAATACGTGAGTCAGGTGAAATTCACTTACCGAGACCAGCCGGTCTGGCATTCCGCTCAGACGAACGCACCCGGGATTGTGCAGTTGCAGAAGGGTGAGAATATGGACAGCCACCTCCGCGCCCGGGAAAAGCCGAGCTACGAATTCTTCGAGAACGTCCAGTTGCCGAAGTTTCTACAGAAACCGAGTGCAGGACAGGGGCCGGGACATTCACTGACACTGGGCCAGTCAAAGGTTTCCACCACAGGGATTCGCTGAGAGTCGCATCGAGGGCAGCAGATCTTTACACTGCCGTATTGAGGCTTTGGAAAACTTCTTGAATTGCTTCAATACGGCCTAAAAGGAGCCCCATGACCGAATCGACCCCCTCGACCATCACACTCGCGATGATGCGTGAGTCGCTTTACAGTGCTGTCGTCAGCGATGCACTGGACGCACTTGGCTACAAGCGTCAATCGCCTCGACTTCCGATTCGTCCCTTCACAACCAGCGGCCTGCTGGTTGGACGCTGCAAGACTTCCCTTTGGGTCGACATGGCTCATGTAGATCCCCGCCCGTACGAACTGGAACTCAAGGCCGTTGACGAATGTCAGCCCGATGACGTCCTGATTGCGGCGGCTGGTGGATCAGTCCGATCAGGGATCTGGGGAGAGCTCCTCACGACCGCGGCCCTCAATCAAGGATGCGTCGGAGCGATCATCGATGGTGCGATTCGTGACGTCACCAAGATTCGTGCGTTGAACTTCCCCGTCTTCGCACGTGAAACCTGCGTGTATGACAGCTTCAATCGCCAGCGCGTCGTGGATATCGATGTCCCGGTGGAAATCGATGGGGTGACGTTCTGTTCCGGAGACCTCGTCTTCGCGGACGAAGACGGCATTGTTGTCGTTCCTCAAGCCATCGAAGCGGAAGCAATTCAGCGTGCCTGGAATAAGGTCCACGCCGAAAACGAAGTTCGCGATTCGATCCGCAACGGATTGAAAGCGGGCGAAGCTTTTGCCAAATACGGTGTTCTGTAAGCGAGATCAATGGTCTTGCGGCTGGAGCCGGTAAGCCACGGACTCGTTTGTGTCATGGCTTCAGCCGTTTGTATTTGGTCCGCCTTGATCCAGTGACGAAGGGCGAACGCTTCTGATGATTTGCGCGGTGCCAGGTTGCACGGGCAGATTGTTTCAGCAGGCTGTTCGCCCTGATCGTTTTTTTGTGCCGGGATGCGTACACGGCTTAGTACTGTCGTGCGAAACGACCAGTCGTCCGGCCGTGGCCCGTGCAACAGAGAAGTTGCTACAATCGCAGTTGGTGCCTGTGATTCGCGTGTATCGATCTTCAAATGACATTCCACGCCCGCAGGCCTGACGCGTCTTGGCTTCTGTGCAAACCGCATCGACTGCACAACCGGAAAAGTCTGCGACTTCTGACAGGATTCTGTCGCACGCCTACCGTTAGTCACTTCCCCTGAGGATGTGTCGCAAGGACCATGAAATCAGCGAGGGGACTCGACGCCCCTGAAACGCGGGTCAAGAGTCTGAGTTGAAGGGAGCGAGTAGGGACCGCGTTGGCACGGACGTGAGCCATCATTCCAGGGCCAGCAGCCACACTGGTAAAGCGATGACCTCTCCGCACGATAGTCCGACCATGACCCGCTCGTCACGATGCGACCACAAGATTCGGGAAACATCCATGTCAGCTCGATACCTCTTTTTGATGGGATTTCTTGTTGTGACCAGTTCTGTCACAGCGTCAGAAATTTACGTCAACAATGTCGTTGGTCGCGATTCAGACGATGGAGTGACCCCGACCGGCCGCGAAGGAAACGCGGGACCGGTTCAATCTCTCAAGCGGGCGATTCAGCTTGCGCGATTCGGGGACATCATCATCCTCGCCAACACGGGGACCCCTTACTACGACTCGATCTCCCTCACGGGCAGCCGAAACAGTGGCACTGCATACACTCCCTTCATGATTCAGGGAAATGGGTCCACCATCAGCGGGCTGAGAAGACTCCCTCCCGGAAGCTGGCGACGCGAGAGTCGCTCATTGTGGAAGGTGACGCTGACGAGAAAGGGCTTCTATCGACTGCTGCGGGACGGTAAGCCACTTCCCGAGTCTATTCCGGAGAGCGGCCTGGATCCTCGACCTCATCTTCAACCCGGTCATTGGGCTGCCTGGCAGGGGAGCCTGTACTTTCGCCAGGATCGCCCCGAGCTACCTGAAGATGAACTGTTTACCTACGCAGCGGATCAGACAGGAATCTCTCTGCATCAGGTGAGCAATGTTGTGATCTCTGATGTGAAGATCGAGCACTTCCGCTTCGATGGAATTCACGCGCAAGGTCTCTGCGACGGAATCAAACTGGACAACGTTGTCGCCGTCGAAAACGGCCGTGCAGGTGTCGTCTCGAGCGGTGCTTCACGGATTGAAATTTTTGGCGGGCAGATCCGAAGAAACGGTCGCCATCAATTGCTGATTCTGGATCGGTCGAAAGCGACCCCGTACGAATCCGATATCGAAGAGTCTGTTCCGATGGCGCCC is from Schlesneria sp. DSM 10557 and encodes:
- a CDS encoding SHD1 domain-containing protein, which gives rise to MRTCSVRNACLASFVWLFVLLSLSPTPVMSQDDYRTWSDSTGKNKIKARFIKVEDDVVTLEKQDGDEVEIELKKLSSADQKFVSNLQKEEEDSPFKTKRDDPFKSKSSGKKPASGKASADDSGGPRTVTVDLSGVEQISLAATGEPWKLDIVAPESSPAATRLKSIPLPSKTNFFEGLKGMAISRGTTSKFAVVGYLLDKHGEGGTIRVAICDLKTGKCGTPAVGVGKMVPIALHDDGQQIIMRREEFGFGNQDRLEVWIPKGNKVTKKVSWTPYEADQGAARDVLWAEFVNAETLATSSRDGKVVLWKFPEIEPVCQFDTANGAVPALSPDRKWIAFSNGSDVGVFDIEKQEVVAIQQTPTKLQWPYMAFSPTCQKLACLAFDKVLVWNLATGELERTIPCTGLNVHGSIEFPDDAFVLVGNHYLLDLQNQLKLWTYEGAEQVRSADGITYFAVTEGEKKAGALVPLQIPHPAAKTLLKKALTDPDLFVLREGTTVKIDVSGIPDATQRDRVVKGLTRQLEAIGCKAGANGSINLLASVEGPKDTEINFIAVGTYKFKEYVSQVKFTYRDQPVWHSAQTNAPGIVQLQKGENMDSHLRAREKPSYEFFENVQLPKFLQKPSAGQGPGHSLTLGQSKVSTTGIR
- a CDS encoding RraA family protein, which translates into the protein MTESTPSTITLAMMRESLYSAVVSDALDALGYKRQSPRLPIRPFTTSGLLVGRCKTSLWVDMAHVDPRPYELELKAVDECQPDDVLIAAAGGSVRSGIWGELLTTAALNQGCVGAIIDGAIRDVTKIRALNFPVFARETCVYDSFNRQRVVDIDVPVEIDGVTFCSGDLVFADEDGIVVVPQAIEAEAIQRAWNKVHAENEVRDSIRNGLKAGEAFAKYGVL
- a CDS encoding right-handed parallel beta-helix repeat-containing protein, giving the protein MSARYLFLMGFLVVTSSVTASEIYVNNVVGRDSDDGVTPTGREGNAGPVQSLKRAIQLARFGDIIILANTGTPYYDSISLTGSRNSGTAYTPFMIQGNGSTISGLRRLPPGSWRRESRSLWKVTLTRKGFYRLLRDGKPLPESIPESGLDPRPHLQPGHWAAWQGSLYFRQDRPELPEDELFTYAADQTGISLHQVSNVVISDVKIEHFRFDGIHAQGLCDGIKLDNVVAVENGRAGVVSSGASRIEIFGGQIRRNGRHQLLILDRSKATPYESDIEESVPMAPQPAVGRRINGEVKMTLRP